The Paenibacillus sp. G2S3 region TTGTTTCACAATTTCAACCACGATATCATTATTGAAATACATTATAATATTATCATTTTCTTTCAGAGATTGCACGGACAATGTCGTATCTCCTTGATGAACATATACATTTGAAGCAAGAGTGAACTGATACTTATCGTTCAGATTAGCTCTCTTAGTAACCAATGAGTTCGTCGTACTGTCATAGCGAGAGAATGAACGAGTTAACTGTGGTAACACACGAATGACTGTCGCTCCATCCGTGTCTTTACGAATCTCCACTCTGTCCGCTGTTGTTAAGTTACTAAGAGCAGTTGTTGTGGCGCCATCACGTATGATTCTAACCCCACCACTTACCGTAAAGTTTTGTGCTGCTCCAGCATACTCCTTCACAATTAAGCTATTCGTTGCAGCTCCTACTGAACTAATCTGACCCGTTGTAAGCTTAACTGCCTGAATAGCGAGCGGTGTGCTTCCATCAAAAGTCACATTCAGATAATCTCCGGATTTCAAAGCGGTTAGCTTAATGCTCTCACCGGCTTCATTTGTTATTGGGAGCGCCGCAGTATTAATCTCACTGGTCCCCCCATTCCATTTAATACCTATACGGTTGGTTCCAGAATTAACGGTTGCTGCTTCAACCTGAAGAACGGTCTTTACTTTCAATACTGCAATTAGATCCTGACTAGTTGTCAGTGAGGCTGTCACATTACTACCGACAGTAGCATCACTTAAGGTTGGATTAGTCTTCCCAAAAATATCAACTAATTGTGGATAAGGCATTGTTATAGTTTGCCCACTGTCCTTAAGCTTCAATACAATTGTTTTAAAAGAAGAATTAACAGCAGACAGGGTTCCTTCGTACTTTGTGACAATTTCCAAAGACAGAGCCCGTTGACCTATTGCCGTTAAATTCACTTTACGGTTCTCAACAAGTTTCGTACCTATATTACTTAAGTTAGGAAGTACGCCTTCAATCAACAATTTTGTTTTTTCATCCAACTGAACGACATGTGCCTTTTTTTCAGTATCCATAACTGTCAACAGTTGTGTTTTAGTATTATAGTCAATAACCGTCGCTCCACTATACTGCTCAATTTGACGGCTTAACACTTCAATCTTTATGACTTGATCACTGCTGTTCAGCGTAAGCTGAATTTTGTCCCCACCTACTGTATCAGCTATAAGATCATCAACCACAGCGCTATTCATATTCGGAATAACAATCACCGGCTTCGTGCCTAACAGTTTAACCTCACGTGTTCCGTCCGTTTTTTTATACACAACGGTTGAATTGCTCAGTTCGTTAAGTACACCTTGAACTGTCCGTTCAACACCTTCTGTCACTTCTACAGTACGTATCACATTTTCCTTAATCGTATATTTGACAGCAGCACCTGTCTTTAAATCTGCTGGCTGCAGCACTGATGATTGCGAGCTGAATAATGAAGTTCCATCTTCCCATTTAAAGGTTTCCACCGTACCAGCAGCATTTTTAAACGTAATGCTTTTCCCAGTAAGATCTATACTTTGAACGGTACCTGTTGTCGTTTTGTTAACAACGCCTGAAGTCACTTGAACATTGACCACTCTGTGTGATCCACTGTAAGTCTCACGTTGCAAAGTAACTACACTGTCTGCTACCAGCGAAGCAGGTTCAATTGGGGTCCCACTCGCATCTACAAAAGTAGTCGTTTCATCATAGTAATATTCTGTGAACCCAGTAGCTGATTTTAGCCATAGTTTATTACCAGGTGCTACCATTGCGAAGTTTCCAGAAAGGCTCTCAACTTGTTGCGTAGGATCGGTCACTTCTACATAAGCTGCATTATATGTAGCTCCAATTACAGTAACCTTAGTGTAAGGTTGGATATCACTTAGATTTATTCTGCTTTCAGAAGCGCTTGTGTAATAAGCGGTGCTCGCTCCCAGGGTATATGTAGAATTCTTTCCATTGTTATAAACGGATAGTTTCCCATCTGTTAATTGACTGATTGTACCTGATACCGTGTTGTCATATTCAACCGTATTGTGAGCTTCCGCACGGCTGAAAAAGGTCGCCAATTGAGCACGGGTCACAGCCCCTTGTGGATCAAAGCGATTACCGTCAAGACCATTTGCTAGTTTCAGATCAACAGCAACATTGATGTACCCTCTTTTGTTTGCAGACACTTTAGCATCATCCGCAAAGCCTGTCGGCTCACTAGCTGCTACTGCTGCATCTGCACTTTTTCCTAGTGCACGAATTAAGAGTTCAGAAATCCATTCGCGGGAGGCTTTACGCTCTCCCCAAGATGTCTTCAGATTATCTGGAGCCATTTCGGTCGCCTTATCAAGTAGGCCTTGTTGAAAGGCCAACACTACATAATCCTTGTAATAATTCGTAACCTTAAAATCATTAGGTAAGGTAACTGTTGAAGAAGTATCGACTTTATCCTGTAGCTTCATAAAACGTAATGCCATAAGCACAGCTTCCTGCTGAGTTACAGAATCCCCAGGTCGGAACAAACCATTATTACCAACCACAATTCCTTGTGATGCTAGTTTATAAATATGCTTTTCAGCCCAAAATCCTGTCTTCACATCGCTAAAAATGCCTACAGATTGTGGAGTGGTTGTTGCTGCTGTCGTAGCAGCTGTATCTGCAAACACAGCGCTTGCGCCACTAAAAATCATGGCTCCAGCCATAACAGCCGATACTGCTTTCGTAGAATAAGCCTTCAATGGACGTTTTGACCTTTTTTGCGCGGACAATAGATTATTCCCCTCTCTATGACTCAAATAAATAGTATAAGTTATAGTTCGTCAGTCAGATGCTTTTTTCCTTTGTTATAATAACAATTAGCTATTATCTCTAGTCATTGGATGCATTAGATCAACATGACCCATCAAGCTCTCAACCTTTTCACCATCCACCAAAACTTCGATACTTTTCACTTCTTCAAATTGAAAATAGGTCTTGGCAAGTGATGAAATCGCTAGCGACTCCCCACCAGCACCCAGCTGTGCTTCCTCCGGTTTATGAATATCCATAACAATTTGGCCATCTACAAACTTTAACGATTTCAGTTTAATCTTACCCCATAACGATACAAGCTCAGTATTCTCGTTGCTTTGCAATGCTTTGAACGTCTCTGTATATTTCTGGGCATCGTCAGAGAAGCTAATGCTAGTCTTAGCAGGAATCAGATCCATAACTTGTGAATCCGTATAATATGCATCGATACTCTGGCTCTGTTTTTGCTTCTCATCTGCTACTGGCTTTGCAGTTGCCTGAGCTTCTGTGTTGCTATTATCTGCTGTCGGTTGCGGAGTGCTAGCCACTTCGTTTCCTGGTTCATCGCTTGGAGCCGGTGTACTTTCTCCCGCACCACTTACAACATTTGAAGTATCTTGCTCCACACCATTTGCTGGAGCCGCAGTAGGCTTGTCTCCACAGCCAGCAATCACTAGCAGAAGTAGTGTAGCGATCCCAATTGTACTCCATTTTTGTTTGATCATTAATAAACGCCTCCTCTAGATGAATACGGGCAGACAGGTACCGCAAAACCACTTCTTGCCTTTTAAAATAAAAGCAGAAAGCTGACTTTGCGGCGCTCGTCTGCCACTGGTCTGTTATTTTATACCCAAATATTCCTTAATCCCACTCACTATTGAAGCCGCAACTTTGTTTTGAAGTGCATCTGTAAAGAGCAATGCCTCATCTTTTTTGTTGCTAAGGTATCCCACTTCAAGTAATACTGCAGGCATTTTCGTTTCACGGATAACATGGAAATTCCCATAACGTACACCGCGATCGCTAAGCCCTGTAGCTTGAACAAGATATTTATGCATTACGTTCGCCAATGCTTTACTGGCTTCCCGTTGATAATACGTTTCTGTTCCACTAGCTGAAGAGGAACCTGAGCTATTGGCATGTACAGATATGAAGATATCAGCTTTTAAATTATTTGCCATAGCCGCTCTTTCTTTAAGCTCCAAGAAAGTATCATTACTTCGTGTTAATACGACGTCAATATTACTTTCTTTTTTCAGCAATTCAGCTGTCTTAAGTACGATGGCCAAATTAAAATTCTTCTCGTATTTACCTGTAACACCCACTGCTCCAGAATCTTTAGCTCCATGTCCTGCATCTAATACTACTAGCTTTCTGCCGTTATTTCCTGGTTGTGTTGTAGTATCATCAGTACTTTCCGCATTTAGATCGATTACAACCAGCTTAGAATCGTCTCCAGTTACGCTAACGTTGTAATTCTTAGCATAGTTCAAATCAATTACAAAACGTACTGTATAAGGATTCGTGCTATAAAGGGAGTAACGTACTCCTGATACATCGGGATAATCCTTCACTTCCAAGCTACCGTTAAGGTCAGGATCAAGGATCTGTCCTGTGCCAAATAGGTCTGAGAAGGTGGCATTAGGTAAATCAACAACTAACCGATCCGGCCCAGTCATCACTGTCACTTTCGGTACTGAATTACCCTCCATGGCAATACTCAAACGATTTTCACTAAAGCTCACACCATTTACCATCGTTAAATTCTTAGAAGGATCTACCGGCGGTACAACCTCAGATCCACCATTTTCAGTATTTCCACCTGAACTACCGTTATCATTTGAGGATCCTGGGGTAATAAGATACACACTCTTCTTCACGTTGTCCCACGAGACATTTAATCCAAACTGTTCACTAATGAACCGAATCGGTACAAGTGTCGTATTACTACGAAGGATTGGTGCCGTGGTAAGTGTTACTGTCTTGTCATCAACTGAGGCTATCTTTTGATTCACAACCAGTTTGATGACCTTTCCTTGCTGTTCAATCGTTACCGTCTTGCTCTTCTGATCCCAACCCACGTTATATCCAAGGCTTTCAGAGATCAACCTTAACGGCACCATGATTGTATCATTCACATTCTCAACCGGGACATTTTGCCCTGCGGTCAGCTCCTTGCCGTCCAGATAAATCTTGCTATTCCCGGCAGCAGCATGTCCGTTCTCAGGCAAAACAAATACTAAGAGCAACAAAAACAACATCAAACTGAATTTCTTCATTCTTCACCTCTAAATCTAGTATTCGCCTGTGAATGGCGATCGTGATGGCCTGTCTACGTCAACCTCAGACCTCTATTAGACGCTATTAATCTATAAAGGTTGCGAATATATTCCATAAAAATTGAGAAATCTCACCAACATCAAGTATTAAAGTCCTAGATATTCCTTAATACCGGCTACAATTTCCCTCGCTAATTTGTCTTGAAGCTGCTCACTATACATCCCTGATTCATTTCCTGAATTGGTAAGATACCCCACTTCTAGAAGTACTGCCGGCATACTGGTTTCTCTTGTAACATGCAGACTTTTCGTTCTTACTCCGTTGTCCTTGAATCCAGTACCAGCTATCAGATGTTTGTGCATGATCTGAGCAAACGGCAGACTCCCACTACGCGAATAGTACGTTTCACTGCCATTTATTTTGTCTCTATTCGGATAACCTAGCTCCAGTGAATTCCCATGCACTGAAATAAATAGATTAGCCTTTGCCGCTTCTGCGATATTTACTCGATCCTGAAGACCCAACGTAATATCTTCAGTCCTAGTAAATACGACATCAACCAAAGCTTCCTGCATAAGTAGTGTTTGTACTTTACGTATAACCGCTAGATTGAAGTCTTTTTCCAGCTTACCCGTGAGACTGACAGCTCCAGATTGTGTCCCTCCATGACCCGCGTCGAGAACTACAACTGGCTTACCAGTCATTCCACTACCACCTGAGGTGTTCCCTTCACTGCCTGTAACATTCAAATCTAGTGTCACCAGTCCAGTACTTTCATCCGTACTTAATTGATAAGGCTGGCTACCGATCGTTTGAATCACAAACCTAACAGTAGAAGGACTTACACTGAACAACGCATACCGGATCTCAGAAACTAAAGGGTAACCAGTAACATCTAGCTTCCCTTGCGGACTTCCGTTTGTGGTAATACTCGGTAGACCTCCTACGAAATCAGGAGCAAAAGCTGCACCAGGAAAATCTACGACGATTCGATCTGGACTGCTCATTTTTGTGATGCTAGGTTTAGGAGCCCCAGAAACAGCGATGATTAATCGATTCTCAGTGAAGGCTGCCCCATTTACAAGCGGACCTGCTGCATTCACACCAGTGCTTCCTGGTACTGAGGATGATTGTGGTGTCGGTGAGGGCAAAACACTTCCAGAGCTTGTGCCATTATCCATGCCGGGTGTAGTAATCTGAGTTGGAGAAGGAGTACTTGTTGCTGTTGGACTAGTAACGGTTCCCTCAGGTGTAGCCACCGAAGCTTGCCCACCCGTCAAATAGACCGTTTTATCACTATTATCCCAGCCAACCTTTAGACCGAACTGCTCACTTACGAAGCGAATCGGAACGAGAACTGTACCACCACTTTGCTTGGGTGCTGCGTTTAAATCAAACGTTACCCCATCCGCAGCAGCTGTTTTTTTTCCTACAGCCAGCTCAATGCTTTTTCCATCTTGGTGAACCGTTACTTTGCGGGCCTGCTGTTCCCATAACACCTCAAATCCAAGATTCTCCACTACCACTCTGACGGGAATCATAACGCTACCATTGACGTTCTCAAGTTTAATTCCTTTTGGTAATGCAAGCTCTTGATTGTCCATAATAATTCTGCCTGAGCTACTACCAGCTGCGGCAGCTTCACGTCCAGTGAATGATAGTAATAATAACGGCAGCAACAATAACAGCAACGTTCGATACCCAACTCTTCTCATTTTCCCGCTCCTTCTGCAAGTGATAGATTCTAGATAAGTAATTAGACGACAGAAATCACCAAATGTTTCCTTTATCACCAATGAATATTTCGATTATAGCAAAAAAACTTCTATTTCCGACACCCGGAAATAGAAGTTTTACGTAATTTTTGTAAAAGTTAAGAATGAAACCAGTTATATCCTAAAATTATGAAAATAACTTAGCCGCATGACGCTCTTCGTACGCAGCAATTTCATCCGCATGCTGAAGAGTTAATCCGATATCATCCAGACCTTGTAGCAAGAACTGACGACGGTGCTCATCCAGATCAAAGCTGATGCTCAGTCCAAATTCATCGTGAAGTGTATTGCTCTCAAGATCGACTGTCAATTGGTAGCCATCATGCTCGGCTGTGCGATTAAACAGCTCATCCACTTGCTCTTCCGAAAGCTTGATCGGCAAAATGCCGTTCTTAAAGCAGTTGTTGTAGAAGATATCTGCATAAGAAGGTGCAATGACAACTCTGAACCCATAATCCATAATCGCCCAAGGTGCATGCTCCCGTGAGGAACCACAGCCAAAGTTAGCACGTGAGATTAAGACAGAAGCACCTTTATAGCGTGGTTTATTCATTTCAAAAGCAGGGTTATCGTTACCAGCTTCATCAAAACGCCATTCGTAGAACAAAAATTGTCCAAATCCTGTCCGTTCAATCCGTTTCAAGAACTGTTTTGGGATAATCGCATCCGTATCTACATTCACCCGATCTACTGGTGCAACAATTCCTGTTAATTTTTTAAAAGCATCCATAGTTTTATCCTCCCGTGTTCTCTCTAGTTCTATGAGCTGACGGCTTCCGTCTTATAGTTCCAATCACGCACATCAGTGAAGCGACCTTTTATTGCAGCTGCAGCAGCCATTGCTGGGGATACCAGATGCGTGCGTCCACCGCGACCTTGACGTCCTTCAAAGTTACGGTTCGAGGTAGATGCGCAGCGTTGCCCAGGTTGCAATACATCAGGGTTCATCGCGAGGCACATACTGCATCCCGCTTCACGCCATTCAAAGCCCGCGTCGGTAAAGACTTTATCAAGCCCTTCCTTCTCAGCCTGCATTTTAACACGACCAGATCCAGGAACAACAATTGCAGTAACGTTGTCAGAGACTTTATGGCCTTTTGCTACCACAGCTGCGGCTCTTAAATCTTCGATCCGTCCGTTAGTACAAGAACCGATAAATACATAATCAATTGGAATTTCAGAAATAGGCGTTCCAGGTGTCAAATCCATATATTCAAGCGCTTTTTCAGCAGCTTTGCGTTCGTTTTCTGTGGTGAAGTCAGCTGGATTCGGTACGCTGGAGCTGATGTCCGTTCCCATACCCGGGCTAGTTCCCCAGGTTACTTGAGGAATCAAAGTTTCCACATCGAAATCAACAACCGTATCGTACTGAGCACCTTCGTCACTAACAAGACTCTTCCATCCTTCAACAGCAGCGTCATAAGCTTCACCTTGCGGCACATATTGACGTCCACGCAGATAGTTAAAAGTAGTTTCGTCAGGAGCGATCAAGCCTGCTCTTGCTCCGCCTTCGATCGACATGTTGCAGACGGTCATACGTTCTTCCATCGACAGCTCACGAATAGCTTCACCTGTGTACTCAATTACATAACCTGTTGCAAAATCAGTACCATACTTAGCAATAACACCAAGGATCATATCCTTTGCTGTTACACCAGGATTGCGTTTACCTGTGAAACGAACTTCCATAGTTTTAGCTTTGGATTGCTGCAAACATTGGGTAGCCATTACATGTTCAACTTCACTTGTTCCGATACCAAAGGCCAGTGCACCGAATGCTCCATGTGTAGAGGTATGGCTATCGCCACACACGATAGTTTTGCCAGGATGAGTCAAGCCAATCTCAGGTCCCATTACGTGAACAACACCTTGATCGATATCATTCAGGTCGAACAATCTCACACCAAAATCAGCACAGTTCTTAGAAAGTGTATCAATTTGTTGTTTGGAAATTGGATCTTTAATGTTAAAACGATCCTTGGTAGGAACGTTGTGATCCATGGTAGCGAAAGTCAGCTCAGGACGGCGAACCTTACGGTTACTAAGGCGAAGTCCTTCGAAAGCTTGTGGGGAAGTTACTTCATGAACCAAATGCAGATCAATATAAATAATGCTAGGCTTACCTTCCTCTTGATGAATAACATGATTATCCCAAATCTTCTCAAACATTGTCTTGTTGCTCATAATTTCACCTCATTAATAGAATCGTTCATTGGAAGAGAGCGTGGAGTCTCTCTTGAATGATCTAAATATAACATCACCGTCTTTATAATTCCAAGATATGATATCTATAGAAGTGATAGGTTGAACCTATAAGATAGACTGAAGTATATTATGCTACTTGTTTATTTATATGGACCCTCTTTATTGTTCAATAAAGGCATATGAATATGATCCTTCTCTCCTACAATTGACCTCTAGGAAAAAATCTCACTCCGCTTCAGCCCATTCCATAGACCAATGCCCTTCATACTATATTACGTGTTAGTAGCTCAGAAGGAGTTGGAACAATTGAAGTCAAGAACGAGACTTACCGGGCGAGTTATTTTCAAAGGTGATCAAGGGTATGAAACGGCACGTAAGAATTGGGATCCGCATACTGACAAATTCCCGAAAGTGTTTGTTTTCGCACAAAAAACACAAGATGTTGCAAACGCCATAAAATGGGCTAACGAGAATAAAGTCCCCATCCGTGCAAGAAGCGGTAGACATTCTCTGGAGGTTAATCTTTCACAGGTCACCGGAGGTATTGTCATCGATGTAAGTGAAATGAAGAAAATCAAACTAAATAAAAAATCAGGAACTGTTGTTGTGGGTACCGGAAATACAGTGGGGAGAATTGCACACACGCTAGCTGGGCAAGGATATATGGCTCCATTCGGCGATAGCCCTACGGTTGGAATCGGAGGCATCACCCTAGGCGGGGGTATCGGGCCGCTCCAGCGAACCGTGGGCCTTGTTAGTGATAATCTAATCGAACTCGAAATGGTTGATGCCAAAGGGAAAATTATTCGTGCCAATAAGAATAGTAACTCTGATCTCCTCTGGGCTTCCCGCGGAGGTGGCGGGGGGAATTTCGGAGTTTACACCAGTTACAAATTCAAAGTACGTCCTGCTCCAGCTTCGGCTACCGTTTTTCGAATCACCTGGCCTTGGGATCAGTTCGAGAAGGTATTCAAAGCTTGGCAACTCTGGGCTCCTTGCGTTAATACCAAACTGGGCAGTGAATTATCCATTGGTCCGAAAAAAGGCGGTAATGTCACTATGACGGGGCTGTTCCTCGGATCAAAGGCAGAGGCTTCCCGCCTCTTAAAGCCCGTTACGAGCGTTGGAACGCCTACGAATCAAATCATCCGCTCTTTGCCCTATACAAAAGTAGTGAGTTTTATGTTAGCACCTGATCCAGTGCTAACTCAAAGAGTCAGCAACCAGTTCTCCAGCGGTTTCGTAAGAAAACCCTTCCCGGACAAGGCAATTAAGTCCATGCGTGAATTCTTAGAGAAAGTGGAGGGAGAATTCGCAGGTTTCTTTTTCCTCAACTGGGGCGGAGCTGTGAGCCGTAAGTCACCCAAATCTACAGCCTTTTACTGGCGTAAAGCGAAATTCTATGTTGAGTGGAATAGCTCATGGATCAAGAAATCGGAAGCTGCCAGAAATATATTCGTAGTAAGAAATACACGTCGGAAGCTGCAGCCATTTATCGTGGGGAGCTACATCAACGTTCCAGACCAGGGAATTAAAAATTCCGGACCAGTATATTATGGAGCGAACTATCCTAGATTACGGAGAGTCAAAGCTAAATATGACCCGGGAAATATATTTAACAACCCTCAAAGCATCTCTCCAGCCCGCAAAGTATAGTAAGACGTAATAGCGTAGCATCGAAATTAGACCGGCAAACATAAAGGACTCCAGCGAATACTGGTAAACCACACCTTCCTATTTGCCGGTCAGTGCGTTCGTGCACGAGCTTACATGCGAACCTATATAAAACATCAGTTTCATAGGTTATACTTATAAGTAAAAACAATCTCCCAAAGGAGTTTATACATGGAACTGAGACAACTACAATATGTACTGCAAATCGCAGCCGAAAAAAACTTCTCCCGTGCAGCGGACAAGCTGCACATTGCCCAACCATCACTCAGTCAGCAGCTTTCCAAGCTGGAAAAAGAGCTCGGTGTAATGCTGTTCCAGCGAAATACCAGCTCTGTTGAACTGACCTATGCTGGATCTAAATTCGTAGAGCAAGCCCAAATCATCATTGATGGCGTAGAACTGCTGCGACAAGAAATGTCTGATATTTCTGAACTACGTACCGGGCGCGTCGTTGTAGGCAGTATGCCGATCACTGGTGCACATTTACTACCGCATGTACTTCCGGTTTTTAAACAAAATTACCCGGAAGTAGAAATCACTCTGCTCGAAGACTCCTCCATGAACCTAGAGAAGCTCACTGCGAGTGGTCAGACTGATTTAAGCCTGCTCTCATTGCCGCTCGAAATTCCGGCTCTTGCTTACGAAGAACTGGGTGAGGAAAGGATCGATCTTGCAGTCCCACCCGAACACCCGCTAGCTAAACGTAGCTTAGATGGAACTAAGACCTCTTTGGAAGAACTAAAGGACGAGCCATTTATCGTACTTAAAGAAGGCCAAGGCTTCCGTAAAATGACTATGGATCTGTGCCGAAACGCTGGCTTCGAACCAAAAATTGTTTTTGAGAGCAATAACATGGAAACAGTTCAGTCACTGGTCGCCACTGGAATGGGTGTAACTCTTGTGCCTCATTTTATTGCCCGTGCACCGCGGAGTGAATTCGTCCCTGTCTACTTACCGCTCACTGATCCTGCCCCTAGCCGAACACTTGTCGTAGCCTATCGACGCGGACGTTATTTATCTAAAGCCGCTAAGGCTTTTGTAGAAACATTTAAATCTACGGTATCTGAATTAACCGAAGAATAGACCCTTGGAGGGCTGCTCTGATCATCTGACACCGAGCCGCACTTTCATTAACTGGCCCATTATCGTTAGGTGTCCCTGTATGATTTTCCACAAATTCACGAGTTACACTATTCTGGAACTCTGCTTTTTCGTTTAGATCTTGATTCTGCGCCTGCTCAGGATTGTTGTCTTTAGTCAATTTAGTCCACCTCTTGGTAACAGATTATAAGTATTCCACCCCCGTACTTAGAGGTTAAACAGAATAATCAAAGCTTTCTAATGCGAGAAATAGTTCCTTCGTTTTTCCTTTGCAAAGCAACCATCTCCATGGTATTCTATTGAAAATAAGTGAAACGTGCAGACGGGACCAGTAAGAATGAGTCTAACCGCGCCTAGAGAGTAAATTCCGACAGGCTGAAAGAATTTACCGCGGTTTTCGTTCCGAATCCTACCCCCGAGCGGCCTGTGCTAAGCAGGACGGATCCTCCCGTTACGAGAATGAAGTCGGATGATCCCTCATCAATGAAGGTGGTACCGCGGAAGTTTACAAGCTTTCGTCCTTTGCTAAGTCTAAGGATGGGGGCTTTTTGTCGTTTTCAGCATCTATAAAAATACTGAGGAAGTGAACAGATATGACGACACGAATCGTAGTCAAAATAGGCAGCAGCTCACTGACTGGAACAGAAGGCGGATTGAATCGCGAAGCCGTGTCCTTCTTCGCTTCAGAGATTGCCGAATTGAA contains the following coding sequences:
- the leuD gene encoding 3-isopropylmalate dehydratase small subunit, which codes for MDAFKKLTGIVAPVDRVNVDTDAIIPKQFLKRIERTGFGQFLFYEWRFDEAGNDNPAFEMNKPRYKGASVLISRANFGCGSSREHAPWAIMDYGFRVVIAPSYADIFYNNCFKNGILPIKLSEEQVDELFNRTAEHDGYQLTVDLESNTLHDEFGLSISFDLDEHRRQFLLQGLDDIGLTLQHADEIAAYEERHAAKLFS
- a CDS encoding N-acetylmuramoyl-L-alanine amidase family protein, which codes for MRRVGYRTLLLLLLPLLLLSFTGREAAAAGSSSGRIIMDNQELALPKGIKLENVNGSVMIPVRVVVENLGFEVLWEQQARKVTVHQDGKSIELAVGKKTAAADGVTFDLNAAPKQSGGTVLVPIRFVSEQFGLKVGWDNSDKTVYLTGGQASVATPEGTVTSPTATSTPSPTQITTPGMDNGTSSGSVLPSPTPQSSSVPGSTGVNAAGPLVNGAAFTENRLIIAVSGAPKPSITKMSSPDRIVVDFPGAAFAPDFVGGLPSITTNGSPQGKLDVTGYPLVSEIRYALFSVSPSTVRFVIQTIGSQPYQLSTDESTGLVTLDLNVTGSEGNTSGGSGMTGKPVVVLDAGHGGTQSGAVSLTGKLEKDFNLAVIRKVQTLLMQEALVDVVFTRTEDITLGLQDRVNIAEAAKANLFISVHGNSLELGYPNRDKINGSETYYSRSGSLPFAQIMHKHLIAGTGFKDNGVRTKSLHVTRETSMPAVLLEVGYLTNSGNESGMYSEQLQDKLAREIVAGIKEYLGL
- the leuC gene encoding 3-isopropylmalate dehydratase large subunit — protein: MSNKTMFEKIWDNHVIHQEEGKPSIIYIDLHLVHEVTSPQAFEGLRLSNRKVRRPELTFATMDHNVPTKDRFNIKDPISKQQIDTLSKNCADFGVRLFDLNDIDQGVVHVMGPEIGLTHPGKTIVCGDSHTSTHGAFGALAFGIGTSEVEHVMATQCLQQSKAKTMEVRFTGKRNPGVTAKDMILGVIAKYGTDFATGYVIEYTGEAIRELSMEERMTVCNMSIEGGARAGLIAPDETTFNYLRGRQYVPQGEAYDAAVEGWKSLVSDEGAQYDTVVDFDVETLIPQVTWGTSPGMGTDISSSVPNPADFTTENERKAAEKALEYMDLTPGTPISEIPIDYVFIGSCTNGRIEDLRAAAVVAKGHKVSDNVTAIVVPGSGRVKMQAEKEGLDKVFTDAGFEWREAGCSMCLAMNPDVLQPGQRCASTSNRNFEGRQGRGGRTHLVSPAMAAAAAIKGRFTDVRDWNYKTEAVSS
- a CDS encoding N-acetylmuramoyl-L-alanine amidase family protein; translated protein: MKKFSLMLFLLLLVFVLPENGHAAAGNSKIYLDGKELTAGQNVPVENVNDTIMVPLRLISESLGYNVGWDQKSKTVTIEQQGKVIKLVVNQKIASVDDKTVTLTTAPILRSNTTLVPIRFISEQFGLNVSWDNVKKSVYLITPGSSNDNGSSGGNTENGGSEVVPPVDPSKNLTMVNGVSFSENRLSIAMEGNSVPKVTVMTGPDRLVVDLPNATFSDLFGTGQILDPDLNGSLEVKDYPDVSGVRYSLYSTNPYTVRFVIDLNYAKNYNVSVTGDDSKLVVIDLNAESTDDTTTQPGNNGRKLVVLDAGHGAKDSGAVGVTGKYEKNFNLAIVLKTAELLKKESNIDVVLTRSNDTFLELKERAAMANNLKADIFISVHANSSGSSSASGTETYYQREASKALANVMHKYLVQATGLSDRGVRYGNFHVIRETKMPAVLLEVGYLSNKKDEALLFTDALQNKVAASIVSGIKEYLGIK
- a CDS encoding S-layer homology domain-containing protein, whose amino-acid sequence is MSAQKRSKRPLKAYSTKAVSAVMAGAMIFSGASAVFADTAATTAATTTPQSVGIFSDVKTGFWAEKHIYKLASQGIVVGNNGLFRPGDSVTQQEAVLMALRFMKLQDKVDTSSTVTLPNDFKVTNYYKDYVVLAFQQGLLDKATEMAPDNLKTSWGERKASREWISELLIRALGKSADAAVAASEPTGFADDAKVSANKRGYINVAVDLKLANGLDGNRFDPQGAVTRAQLATFFSRAEAHNTVEYDNTVSGTISQLTDGKLSVYNNGKNSTYTLGASTAYYTSASESRINLSDIQPYTKVTVIGATYNAAYVEVTDPTQQVESLSGNFAMVAPGNKLWLKSATGFTEYYYDETTTFVDASGTPIEPASLVADSVVTLQRETYSGSHRVVNVQVTSGVVNKTTTGTVQSIDLTGKSITFKNAAGTVETFKWEDGTSLFSSQSSVLQPADLKTGAAVKYTIKENVIRTVEVTEGVERTVQGVLNELSNSTVVYKKTDGTREVKLLGTKPVIVIPNMNSAVVDDLIADTVGGDKIQLTLNSSDQVIKIEVLSRQIEQYSGATVIDYNTKTQLLTVMDTEKKAHVVQLDEKTKLLIEGVLPNLSNIGTKLVENRKVNLTAIGQRALSLEIVTKYEGTLSAVNSSFKTIVLKLKDSGQTITMPYPQLVDIFGKTNPTLSDATVGSNVTASLTTSQDLIAVLKVKTVLQVEAATVNSGTNRIGIKWNGGTSEINTAALPITNEAGESIKLTALKSGDYLNVTFDGSTPLAIQAVKLTTGQISSVGAATNSLIVKEYAGAAQNFTVSGGVRIIRDGATTTALSNLTTADRVEIRKDTDGATVIRVLPQLTRSFSRYDSTTNSLVTKRANLNDKYQFTLASNVYVHQGDTTLSVQSLKENDNIIMYFNNDIVVEIVKQ
- a CDS encoding GerMN domain-containing protein, whose translation is MIKQKWSTIGIATLLLLVIAGCGDKPTAAPANGVEQDTSNVVSGAGESTPAPSDEPGNEVASTPQPTADNSNTEAQATAKPVADEKQKQSQSIDAYYTDSQVMDLIPAKTSISFSDDAQKYTETFKALQSNENTELVSLWGKIKLKSLKFVDGQIVMDIHKPEEAQLGAGGESLAISSLAKTYFQFEEVKSIEVLVDGEKVESLMGHVDLMHPMTRDNS